Genomic segment of Oceaniferula flava:
CCAGGACTTGGGCATGAATTTCTCAAAATACGGCTTCAGCACACCGTAGGACATGGCGGCCTCCAGACCGATCGGACTCGGAGCGGCGAGCACTTCACGCATGAAGTCGAACTGCGCCTTCGGCATCGGCTTCTCCCAAGCGGCTGATTTTTTCGAGGCGGTCTTCTTGGTCGTTTTTTTCGTAGCCATATGGATAATAAGTGGTTTCTGGCATTGGAAATACACCACCCCACTGGCATGTCGAGCAGGGATGCTTGGCGACTCACTCGCTGAGCACCATATTTTTTGACCCAAAAAAAACCGTCGTCAGCAGGGTTGGGACAACGACGTCGGGGACTCTCTACGCCGGTCTTCCCAGTGCGAGATTGATCGCTTTCGGATAGAGCTGATGTTCCTGCTCCTGGATCCGTGCATGCAGGGTCTCTGCGGTATCATCGGAAAAAACCGGCACCCGCGCTTGCAGGATGATCGGGCCGGTGTCCATGCCGGCATCGACGTAATGCACGGTGCAGCCCGACTCCTTGGCGCCATCTTCCACCGCCTGTTTCCACGCCATCAGACCTGGGTAGGCTGGCAGCAGTGACGGGTGGATGTTGAGAATCTTGTTAGGAAAGACATCGAGCATCGCCTGTTTCACCAAGCGCATGAAGCCGGCGAGGCAGACCATCTCCACGCCTGCGGCTTTCAACTCCGCGGCGACAGCGGCTTGGGAGGCATCCGGAAAGCGGGTTTTATAGCCAGCGCAATCGATCACTCGCGCAGGGATACCTGCTTTTTCAGCGCGTTCGAGGATGTAGGCGTCCGGATTATCGGAGAGCACCAGCACGATTTCGGCATTCAGGGTGCCGGCCTCGATGGCATCGAGAATTGCCTGCATATTCGAGCCGGAGCCGGAGCCGAGGACTCCGAGTTTGATCTTCGCATCGCCGTTGGACATGCCCATTTCCTAGGTGCCGCAATCGATCCGAGCAAATGAAATCTGCCTTCTCTTGACTCATCGCCCCAGTTTCTCGACTGTCACTGCCATGCAAGACCCAAGAATTTCCGAACTCGCCCAGCAGCTCGTCCGCTATTCCACCAAGATCAAGAAGGGTGAGAAAGTGCTGCTCCACCTCATCGACGTGCCGGATGAGCTCGGCATCGCCCTGATCCGTGAGGTCAGAGCGAAGAAGGGGATCCCAGTGTTAAAGCTGGATCATGGTCGCCTGAGCCGTGAAATGTCGATGGCTGCCAGCGATGACCAGTATGAGCTGATCGCCAAGCACCAGCTCGCCGAGATGAAAGACATGGATGCCTACATCGCCATTCGTGGATCGCACAACATCTGCGAAACCAGCGATGTCCCCGCCGCCAAGATGAAGACGGTGATGAAACACATGCGCAAAGTGATGAACCACCGCGTTGATAAAACTCGCTGGTGTGTGCTGCGCTGGCCCCACCCTGCGATGGCCCAGCAAGCAGGCATGAGCACCGAGGCCTTCGAGGAATTCTACTTCAACGTCTGCCTGCTCGACTACAAATCGATGCTCCCCGCGATGAATGCCCTGAAGCGACTGATGGAAAAAACCGACCACGTGCAGATCAAAAACGAAGGCACCGACCTCGAGTTTTCCATCAAAGACATCCCCGCCGTGGTCTGCGGCGGCCACTACAACATCCCCGACGGCGAAGTGTTCACTGCTCCGATCAAGGATAGCGTTGAAGGTGTGATCACCCACAACGCACCGACCGTTTACCAAGGGATCCCATTCGACAACATCCGCCTCGAATTCAAAAAAGGCAAAATCGTCAAGGCGGACGCCGGCTCCCAGACCAAGGAACTCAACAAGATCCTCGATTCCGATCCGGGCGCGCGCTACATCGGCGAGTTTGCCCTCGGCTTCAACCCCCAGATCATGGAACCGATGCGCGACATCCTCTTCGATGAGAAAATCGCCGGCTCGTTCCACTTCACCCCCGGCCAAGCCTACGAAGAAGCCGACAATGGCAACCGCTCGCAGGTCCACTGGGACATGGTCACCATCCAGCGCAAGGACTACGGCGGTGGGGAAATCTACTTCGATGGAAAGCTCATCCGCAAGGACGGCGTATTCCTACCCAAGTCCCTGCACGGGCTGAACTACTAAACCACCCCCAACCCACGTTGCCCCCGAAAATCCAACTCGCCAGCCTCTGCCTCGCCCTGGCCACCGTCACTGTCCAGGCCGAAGCAGCGAAAGGTCTCGAGATCGCCCTGATCTCGGAAACCACCACCGTGGTGCCCGGTGAGCCGTTCACGGTGGGTCTGCATATCGAGCATGACGCAGGGTTCCACACCTACTGGAAAAACCCGGGCATCGTCGGAATGGCGACCGCAATCGACTGGACACTGCCAGCCGGATTCACCGCCTCGGAGATCCGCTGGCCGTATCCGGAACTGACAAAAATGGCCCAGCACCCGTGCCACGGCTACGAGCGCGATGTCACCCTGCTAGTGACCATCACCCCGCCCAAGGAGATCGCCAGTCGGACGGTCTCACTGCAGGCCGCGACGCGCTGGATGTGCTGCGCCGACCAGTGCAGCCCGGGAGCCCAAACCTTGACGCTCGATCTCAAAGTTTCCGACTCACCCACCCCAGATCCTGCCGCGGCCAAGGTGATCGCCCAGGCACAACAGGAAATCCCGCAAAGCTCAAAAGCCTGGTCCGGCGCAGTGCTGAGCGGGCCGAACGAGCCCGTGGTCCGAATCCAAATCAACACCCCGCATGATGCCGATCTCAGCGAGGCCTACCTTTTTTCCTGTGACGGCCAGATCTCATCCGATAAAAAGCAAACCTTCACGCGTCGTGCCGACGGCTCATGGTTGCTGACCACCGAGCGCAGTGCCTTTTCCCCCAAGAACCCCAAACAGCTCAGTGCCGTCCTCAAGGTCGGCACGCACCACATCCTCATTCACCCGAAATACTCCCCCTAAACCCCACCCCTTCGAACTCATCATGAAATATCTCATTCTACTCGCCCTCAGCATCATGTCTGCCACCGCCCAAATCACCTACCAAGGGACCGAGGGTCCAGGAAAAGGCAAGCACATCGTCTTTGTCACCTCGGACCACGAATACCGCGCCGAAGAATCCTGCCCAGCCTTAGCCCGCATCCTCGCCAAGCACCACGGCTTCAAATGCACCGTGCTTTTTGGTGTCAATGAACAGGGAGAAATCACAGCGGGAGCATCCAACATCCAAGGCCTGGAAGCCCTGCAAGAAGCCGACCTGATGGTCATCTTCACCCGCTTCCTCAATCTCCCCGATGAGCAGATGAAACACATCGTCGATTATGTCGACCGCGGCGGCCCGGTGGTCGGGTTCCGCACCTCCTCCCATGCCTTCAAGATCCCAGCAGACGCCACCTACGCGCGCTACAGCTACAACTACAAAGGCGCCGACTACGAAAAGGGATTCGGTCACCAAGTGCTCGGAAACACCTGGGTCGGCCACTACGGCAAGAACCACAAACAAGGAACCCGCATCCAGCTGATCCCCTCACAGCAAGAACACCCGATCCTGCGCGGAGTGAAGGACGGCGCTTTCTGTCACGCAGGTGGATACAATGGTGTGGCGCGTGAAGGCTTCACCGTGCTGGCCAACTCCCAGCCGATGGTCTCGATGAAAAAAGACGCCAAACTCGATGCCAAAAAACCACCCGTCCCCTGCACATGGACACGTCACTACACCGGTAAAAATGGCACCCAAGGCCGCGTCTTCCACTCGACCCAAGGGGCATCGGAAGATTTATTAGACGATAACTACCGTCGCATGGCCATCAACGGCATCTTCTGGGCGGCCGGACTGGAAAAGGAAATCAAAGCCGATGCCGATGTCAGTTTCGTCGGAGATTACAAGCCATCCACATTCCGCCAGGCCGGCCACGTCAAAGGCGTGAAACCGTCGGACCTCGCCGACTTCGACAGCCCGATCATGCCTAAAAAGTAAGGCATTACACAGTGACCCGTTAGACTCGGTAGAAGCGCTCTGCCGAGCCTCTGAAAATCATCTCCTGTTCCGGCTCACTTAGTGAGCTGGTGAGGCTGAGCACAGTCTCCAGCCAGCTGGCGTATGGCGTGGCACCCAGCGATACCGGCCAATCGGATCCGAACATGATCCGCTCTGGCCCGAAGGCTTCCAGCACGGTGTCGAAGTAAGGCTGAAACAACTCGGCCTTGCACGCCGACCCGTCACGCACCTCGGTGACCAGACCGGAGAGCTTGCAGCAGAGGTTTTCATGCTGGGCAATTTGTCGAATCCCCTTCGCCCAAGCCTCAGGGAAAACATCAGCACGCACGGAGGGTTTGGCACAGTGGTCGAGCACGATCGGCAGGTTTTCGTGTCGACCCACAAAGGCGTCGGCCACGTCTAACTGGTCTTCAAAAATCAACAGATCGTAACTCAATCCGCGCGCTGCCAAGAGGTCGACACCGCGATCGAAGGCGTCGTTCGCCAAAAACTCCTCATCTGCCGCACCTTGGGTGATTTCACGGATTCCCTTCATCAATGGTTGCGCGGCGAGTCGATCGAGAACCTCTGACACATCATCAGAGCGCAGATCGGCCCAGCCAACGATACCACAGATCAGATCGGTTTCGGCCGCCTGGGCGATGAGAAAATCGTTCTCCTCCAGACTGCAACGCGCCTGCACCGCGATACTTTGAGTCACGCCGGTATCGGCCAAGGTAGATTCCAGATCTTCTGCTAGGAAACTTTTCTGCAAAGAGGTTTCCAGCCAGGAGAACTCAGCTTCGTTGAAGGTCCAAAGGTGGTGATGGGAGTCGATTAGCTTAGTCATCGGGTGTGTCGGTTTCGAGAGGGATCATGCCCAACCAGACATGCCCCTTCGCGGCGGCTTGCGGCAGAGGGATCTGACAGGGATCGGTGAATGTCCACCAGCGTTGATTGACGGGACTGGCCGCTTGCATGGCCATGTCTTTATCAAAATCGTCGCCGCTGTATTGAAAGCGGTAAAAAAGATACGGTTGATTCTTTTCCGGGTCGCCCAACTCGATGAGAAAAATATCGAAACGGCGGATCTGCGAACGCCCAATCGCCTCGACCACACCCGGCCAAACGTTATCATGCAGCAGGCGGTATTCGGCTTCCTTTTCCTTCCTCAGACCGGTGACCGCAGCATGCCAGGACGCCCCCTCCGGAGTCATCCCAGCGCACACGGCGGGGCGGATCCGGCAGATCGTCTCGGCACGCACCCAGGGCGATTGCTCACCGCCTGCGTGGCGTGGATGCGGCAGCAGGCATGGCTGCAAGCGATCGAAAACCGGCTTGAACCGGGGGGACTCTGCGAGTGCTTGCCAGCACGATTCCGCCATCGCAGCGCTGTCTGCATCTTTCACATCCATGATCGCCACGACCACCTCGGAGCCCTCGATTTCTTCACAGAAAAATTGCAGATTCAAGATCCCCGCGTCGCCCAAGGCCGATGATTGCTCGCCCAGGCACTTCACGGCGGCAGCAGCCCCAGAGCGATCGCGCAGTAGTGCACACCAGGCTACCGGGTGCTGCTGACTCAGAGGGACTTGGGTGGTCATTGCTTGAATAGGTGGGGGGTAATGGGAACGTGAGGCGGCTCACTCGCATGGACCGAGCCCCCTGCGTAGACGGTCTATTTTTCACCTTCGGGTGAAATTTCCAAGAGATGCACATTGGTGCCGTCCGAACCATCGGTGGCGACCCCACAGGGGACATACATGTAGCGAGGCTGGCCATTGACGAGTAGGATCTGAGGGCGTTCAAATTTGACGCGGTTCGAGTAATGCACTTTAAATTTCTTGCGATCCGTCCCCTTGAGGTAGGCGGTCTCAAAGCGTGGAAATGCCTGTTGGGGTTTCGGATTGAACGTGATGCCATCCTTGGAGCGCCACAGCAGGCCGCCCCCTTTTTCGATCATTCCGTGATTATCCGTGGTGACAAAGCAAACCTCGCCGTTCCAGTGGAAGGCATAACCGTCCTCGATGGTGGCATTATTTTTGGTGATCGGGTCGGGGTGAAACACATAAGGCCCCTCCACCTGATCGGCAATGGCAACACCCATGACCGACCTTTTGCCATCGCTCGACTTGAAATAGAGGTGAAACTTTCCGTTAGGCATCTCTAACAAAGCCGGATTACAAACTCCATTACTTGGCTTATAGCACCACACAGAATCGTCGGAGGGGATATCGAGTAGCGGTTTCTTAAACGATCCGTTGACAGGTTTCCAAGGCCCTTTCAGCGAATCCGCAATCACCATACCGATGCGCTGGTTACCAGGTTGCCCTTTTCTAGCAGGACGCCCGATATAGCTCAGCACATAACGACCATCGGACAGGCGCTGGATGTTCGGGTTGTGGAGGCCGAGTCGATCCCAGCGCTTCGTGTCTGGCTGAGGTTTCAGGATTGTCTCCTGATAGGTGAACGGTCCTTCCGGTGAATCCGCCATGTAGCGTGCGATTTCGCAATCGAACCTCCAGCCTTTGTTGAACGGAATTTTACCGGGCCAGCGGGCGACGAAAAGGTGCACCTTGCCATCGTCATCCATCACGGGCGATGCCCCCCACAGGTCCCAACCGGGCTCGTTGAGAATAATTCCACGGTAGTTCCAGGATTTCGAAAACGTCTCAGGCTTTGTCGCCGGAGCTTCCTTCGCAACGGCGATCTGGCAGAAACATGAGGCCAGTAAGATGAGGGATGGTAATTTAAGCATGGGACGTTGTCGTGGTAGGCAAGTTCGAATAAGATAAGGGATGTCACGCCCAATGCCATTCAAAACTCGCCGACGCCATCGGCAAGTGAACCAGTCATTCTAACGGAATGCGGAGGGAGCCGTTCCTATCGACTTTTTGAATGACCGGTAAAACGTTGTGTATTCGTTAAAACCGACGGTGTAGGCAATTTGTTCGAGCGTCAAATTCGAGCGCTCCAGCAGCTTCTTCGCCGCCCTCACACGAGCGTCTAGAATGTTGGCTGCCAGCGGCGCGTGGCCGTGGTCTTTGAGAATCCGGTTCAGCGAGCGCACGCTGAGACCGCAATGTTTCGCCACCACTTCCGC
This window contains:
- a CDS encoding amidohydrolase family protein; the encoded protein is MTKLIDSHHHLWTFNEAEFSWLETSLQKSFLAEDLESTLADTGVTQSIAVQARCSLEENDFLIAQAAETDLICGIVGWADLRSDDVSEVLDRLAAQPLMKGIREITQGAADEEFLANDAFDRGVDLLAARGLSYDLLIFEDQLDVADAFVGRHENLPIVLDHCAKPSVRADVFPEAWAKGIRQIAQHENLCCKLSGLVTEVRDGSACKAELFQPYFDTVLEAFGPERIMFGSDWPVSLGATPYASWLETVLSLTSSLSEPEQEMIFRGSAERFYRV
- a CDS encoding glycoside hydrolase family protein, encoding MLKLPSLILLASCFCQIAVAKEAPATKPETFSKSWNYRGIILNEPGWDLWGASPVMDDDGKVHLFVARWPGKIPFNKGWRFDCEIARYMADSPEGPFTYQETILKPQPDTKRWDRLGLHNPNIQRLSDGRYVLSYIGRPARKGQPGNQRIGMVIADSLKGPWKPVNGSFKKPLLDIPSDDSVWCYKPSNGVCNPALLEMPNGKFHLYFKSSDGKRSVMGVAIADQVEGPYVFHPDPITKNNATIEDGYAFHWNGEVCFVTTDNHGMIEKGGGLLWRSKDGITFNPKPQQAFPRFETAYLKGTDRKKFKVHYSNRVKFERPQILLVNGQPRYMYVPCGVATDGSDGTNVHLLEISPEGEK
- a CDS encoding protein-disulfide reductase DsbD domain-containing protein, whose translation is MPPKIQLASLCLALATVTVQAEAAKGLEIALISETTTVVPGEPFTVGLHIEHDAGFHTYWKNPGIVGMATAIDWTLPAGFTASEIRWPYPELTKMAQHPCHGYERDVTLLVTITPPKEIASRTVSLQAATRWMCCADQCSPGAQTLTLDLKVSDSPTPDPAAAKVIAQAQQEIPQSSKAWSGAVLSGPNEPVVRIQINTPHDADLSEAYLFSCDGQISSDKKQTFTRRADGSWLLTTERSAFSPKNPKQLSAVLKVGTHHILIHPKYSP
- a CDS encoding aminopeptidase, with product MQDPRISELAQQLVRYSTKIKKGEKVLLHLIDVPDELGIALIREVRAKKGIPVLKLDHGRLSREMSMAASDDQYELIAKHQLAEMKDMDAYIAIRGSHNICETSDVPAAKMKTVMKHMRKVMNHRVDKTRWCVLRWPHPAMAQQAGMSTEAFEEFYFNVCLLDYKSMLPAMNALKRLMEKTDHVQIKNEGTDLEFSIKDIPAVVCGGHYNIPDGEVFTAPIKDSVEGVITHNAPTVYQGIPFDNIRLEFKKGKIVKADAGSQTKELNKILDSDPGARYIGEFALGFNPQIMEPMRDILFDEKIAGSFHFTPGQAYEEADNGNRSQVHWDMVTIQRKDYGGGEIYFDGKLIRKDGVFLPKSLHGLNY
- a CDS encoding L-rhamnose mutarotase, whose amino-acid sequence is MTTQVPLSQQHPVAWCALLRDRSGAAAAVKCLGEQSSALGDAGILNLQFFCEEIEGSEVVVAIMDVKDADSAAMAESCWQALAESPRFKPVFDRLQPCLLPHPRHAGGEQSPWVRAETICRIRPAVCAGMTPEGASWHAAVTGLRKEKEAEYRLLHDNVWPGVVEAIGRSQIRRFDIFLIELGDPEKNQPYLFYRFQYSGDDFDKDMAMQAASPVNQRWWTFTDPCQIPLPQAAAKGHVWLGMIPLETDTPDD
- a CDS encoding ThuA domain-containing protein, giving the protein MKYLILLALSIMSATAQITYQGTEGPGKGKHIVFVTSDHEYRAEESCPALARILAKHHGFKCTVLFGVNEQGEITAGASNIQGLEALQEADLMVIFTRFLNLPDEQMKHIVDYVDRGGPVVGFRTSSHAFKIPADATYARYSYNYKGADYEKGFGHQVLGNTWVGHYGKNHKQGTRIQLIPSQQEHPILRGVKDGAFCHAGGYNGVAREGFTVLANSQPMVSMKKDAKLDAKKPPVPCTWTRHYTGKNGTQGRVFHSTQGASEDLLDDNYRRMAINGIFWAAGLEKEIKADADVSFVGDYKPSTFRQAGHVKGVKPSDLADFDSPIMPKK
- the purN gene encoding phosphoribosylglycinamide formyltransferase, with amino-acid sequence MSNGDAKIKLGVLGSGSGSNMQAILDAIEAGTLNAEIVLVLSDNPDAYILERAEKAGIPARVIDCAGYKTRFPDASQAAVAAELKAAGVEMVCLAGFMRLVKQAMLDVFPNKILNIHPSLLPAYPGLMAWKQAVEDGAKESGCTVHYVDAGMDTGPIILQARVPVFSDDTAETLHARIQEQEHQLYPKAINLALGRPA